The DNA sequence CTTTGCGCTCTTGTCGAAGTTGGGAAACTTCAGCGACCGCGGTTCCAGCGGCGATAGCCCTCCCTTCGGACTGACGATCGTCTGTCGGTAGCCCGCTTCGGCGAACACGTGATACGCATGCGTCAGCTCCGAGAGCCACAGCCCGGTCGGCTCCGCCGGGTCGTCGTAGTGGGCGACGTTGGAGACGACGTTGAGGATGCGCTTGGTCATCTCCCCAGGATTCCGCGGATGCTCGGGCGGCGCCAGCGAACTGGCCACTTTGCATGACTTGTTGGCCAGCTATCACCTGTTATTCCCCCTACGCTGGAACACACCGAAGACCGACGGTGAAGCAGCGACCAACAACGGCTAGGTGAAGTCCATTTGAGTACGCACGACGTTCTGTCATCACAGGGGAGGGGAGTTCTGGATGTATGCCATAACGCTCAATGGTTTCGGCGATCCCGAGGTGATGGAGTGGGCCCGAGTCGACGACCTTCCCCCACCGGGCGCCGGAGAAGTGGCCATCGATGTGGTGGCTGCGGGAGTGAACCGGGCTGATGTGATGCAGCGCATGGGCTTCTACCCGCCGCCTCCGGGCGTCAGCGAGGTCCCCGGCCTTGAGGTTTCGGGTGTGATCGCGGAAGTCGGTGCCGGAGTCTCGGACTGGGAACCCGGCGACGCGGTGTGTGCGCTACTGGCCGGTGGCGGATACGCCGAACGCATCAACGTGGCCGCCACCCAGGTATTGCCCGTACCGCAGGGGGTCAGCGTCACTGCGGCTGCTGCCTTGCCCGAGGCTTCCGCGACGGTGTGGTCGAACGTGGTGATGACCGGGGGTTTAGAGCCTGGGCAGACACTGCTGATTCACGGTGGTGGAAGCGGAATCGGCACGCATGCGATCCAAGTGGGCCGCGCGATTGGTGCCAATGTGGCGGTGACCGCTGGATCGCAGTCGAAATTGGAACGGTGTCGCGAACTCGGCGCGCAGACCTTGATCAATTATCGCGAGCAGGATTTTCCAGCGGTCGTGAACGCCGAGCACTCCGGCGCCAACGTCATCCTCGACATCATGGGCGGCAGCTATCTGGCCAGGAACGTGGAGGCCCTTGCTGAGAACGGTCACTTGACAATCATCGGGTTACAGGGCGGCGCCACAGCCGAACTGAATCTCGGTGCGCTGCTGTTCAAGCGAGGATCAGTGCATGTGACCAATCTGCGGCGCCGGCCCGAACAGGGCCACGGTTCCAAGGCCGAGATCATCACCGAACTTCGCGGGCACCTGTGGCCGATGATCGCCGAAGGTGCCGTGGAGCCTGTCGTTGCCGCCGAAATCCCGATCATCGATGCAGCCGAGGCCCACAGGCTGCTCGACTCTTCCGACACGGTCGGGAAGGTTGTGCTGACCGTACGCGAGCCGTGATATCGAGCTCTGACGACCGGTGTGGCCGTCCCACAACAGCCACGCCGGTCGTCCTCTACTGTGACTAGATGGGAGCGATCTCGCCGAAAACGCAGCACCTCGCCGCATTCCTGGTCTCGCTGGTGCTCGTCATCGTCGTCGCAGCCCTCGGCGGGCTCGCCTCGGCCGACGCCGCCGCCGACTACGGGAAGCTCACGCAACCGAGCTGGGCACCACCGAGCTACCTGTTCGGTCCGGTGTGGAGTGCTCTTTATCTACTGATGGCGGTCGCGGCCTGGCTCGTCTGGCGGGCAGACCCTCGGTGGACAAATCCCGCGATCATCGCCTATGGCGTACCGCTGGTCTTGAACCTGTTGTGGTCGCCACTGTTCTTCGGACTGGGCTGGCGCGGCCCGGCGTTGGTCGACATCCTGCTGCTCGACGTCGCCGTGGCAGTCACCATCGCGGCGTTCTGGAAGACCCAGCGCACCGCGGCATTGCTGATGCTGCCGTATCTAGGGTGGATCCTGTTCGCCACCGCGCTGAACTACTCGGTGTGGTCACTGAACAGCTGAAACGTAAGGAACCTGGGCCGGACTGCTTGTATAACGCTACTCCTCGTAGTGTAATTGCGGGATGAATCGCACCGCACCGCAGGTCACCGCCCCGACGAGCGCAGCTGACACCGACATCCAACTGAACGAACTCGGCTACTACGCCGTCACCCGACACCCGGCGGATGCTCGCGTGGTGCTGCCCGAAGCCCGAGAGGCCGATGCGCTCGGCCTGGGTTCGTGCCACATCGGGGAACGTTTCACCGTGAAAGACCCCGCGGTGCTCAGCGGCGCCGTGGCGGGCTGCAGCTCCAGTTTGGGTATCGCCCCGTCGACCAACCACCACACGCGCCACCCCACCGTGACCGCGACCGTGGGGTCGACCATGCACGCGCTGACCGAGGGCCGTTTCGCGATGGCGTTCGGCCGCGGCATGGCCGGGTACTGGCCGGCGATCGGTCTACCGACGGTCACCGCGGCTCGGCTGCGCGACTTCTTCGGGATCCTTCGCCGGCTGTGGGCCGGCGAGACGATTTTCAATCATGACGGCCCGGCCGGGAAGTGGCCGATGCTGCGGCATGCGAACGGCTTGGGCGAGGGGCCACCGATCGGTTTGGTCGCCGTCGGCCCCAAGACGATGGAACTCGCCGGTGAGATCGCCGATTTCGTTGTGCTGCACACCTTCTTCTCCGACGAGGCGACCACGGCGTCGGTCGCGGCGGTGCGCCGCGGCGCCGAACGTGCGGGCCGCGATCCCGACAGCATCCGCATCTGGGCCTGCCTGGCGACGGTGTGCGACTCGTTGTCGCAGGACGACCAGCTGCGCCGCGGGGTCGGCCGCTTGGCGACCTATTTGCAGGCCTATCCCGATGTGCTGGTCTCCGCCAACGGCTGGGATCGACATGTGTGGGAGCGGGTCCGGCAGTCCGAGTTGTTCACCGATGCGGCCACTGCCGGGCCCATCGACGCCAGCGCCTCATACGAGACGTTGCAGCGGATCGCCGAGCTGATTCCCGCCGAATGGTTGGCGGCGGTGGCAGCCGGTTCGGCCCGCGACTGTGCGAGCACCATCGCCCGGCAGTTCGACCTGGGTGTGCATTCGGTGATCATGCACGGGGCCAGCCCACATGAGCTCGCGCCCGTCGTGCAGGCCTACCGGGCCAACCGGCCGACGCTGCACCGGGCTGTCACCGCGAACCCCGGCAGATTCGCCTGAGCCGGGGCAACTTCGACGCGGGTCAGTCGACCTTCGGGCAGTAGAAGTGCGGGTCGTTGCGGTAGTCCACCGGCGGCAGGTTACGTGCCGGGGTCTGCACCAGGGGCGCATCCACTGGAAGGCGGCCCGACGCCCGATCCAACGCCGACCGCTTGCGCGGATGCATCAGGGCTCGCTTGGGGCCGTACTTGGAGACGAAGGTGATTGCCTTGCACAGATATCCGTGGATCCGCTCCTGGCGCGGAGACCAGGTGTAGCCCATGAGTTCGCGCACCGGTGGGTCATAGAGGGCCACGGTCATGAACGTCAGGAAGCGCTGCATGACCTTGAGGTTCTGCGCCCACAGCCAGTCCGGAATCCATTCCAGCGACGGGTGTTTGGGCATGGTCGACAGGTCCATGACCTCACGGGCCGCCCAGTTGTTCTCCAAGACGTTGTTGCACATGTGATCCCAGTACGTTTGGAACTCTTCCCAGGACTTGGGCACCGGGCGCATGCTCATGCCGTACATCCGGTACCACTGCACATGCTCGTCGAACAGCTGCCGCTTGTCGGCCTCGGCCAGCCCGCCGGCGAACTTCTCGGCGGCCAGCAGAGTCGACTTGAAGAAGGTTGCGTGCGCCCAGTAGAAAACGTCAGGGTTCAGTGCGCTGTAGCGGCGCCCCTGCTCGTCCACACCCTTGATGCCGATGTGGTAGTCGCGGACCTCGGCGCCGGTCTGCGGTGCGCGGTAGCCGTCGAACACCACGCCACCGATCGGGTAGATCGACCGCATCAAGCGCGGGATGCGCTCGATGAAGAAGATCGAGTGGTCTTTGACTGCGGCACCGAGCTGCGGGTGCATGTTCTGCATGGACCCGGCCCAGGTCCCCTGGAACAGACCAGTCCATTGGCCGAAGTACTTCCAGGTCAGCGAGTCGGGGCCCAGCGGGATCGGGGGTGCGTCGTAGCCATTGCCGCTCACGGGGCAGCCGGCAGCGATCGGCGTTTCACTGGCCGCGGGGCAGGTTTCCGACATGTCTTGGCTCACGCGCGCGCACTCCCAGTCATCGTTGACCATTTCTGACAACATGCGTTATCAGTATTGGGAGTCTAGGGGGACTCTGGGCTCGGGTCAATGAGCGAGTTCGGGCCGCCGCTCGGTTCACCCACGCGCGCCGACAGTGGATTTCGCAAACCGCCATTCACTAATACAGTTCCCCCATGACCTCCCCCGTCCTGCGGGTCACCCCGGTCAGCCTGCGCGAGCTGGCGCAGCGCTGCGCGGCGCTGTCGGGGCAGGTCGCGCAGGCACTGCCCGCGGCGAGCGCATCGGCATGGCAGGCCAGCGGAGCAGCGACCAGCAGCGTCAATACCGGTGCGAGCAGCGCTGGCACCGTCTCCAGGTCCCGGATGAGCGCCAACTCGAGCAAGTTGAGCATCGCGGCTCGCGAGTACGAGGCGATGGACCACAACGGCGCCGCCGCCCTGGCCGCAGTCCCCCAGCACGCGGGCGGTCTTCCCTCGCTGACCCCCCGCAGCTCCGGTGTCGACGGCGGCGCCGGCAAGCTCGGGATATAAGCAGGTAGACCGCGATGTCCGGATTGCCGCCGCTGGCCGAGATCGAAGATGCCACTTGGGATTACCTCACCACCAACGCCACGGCCTGGACTAACCTCGCCAACACCTGGGAAGCCGCGTTCACCGAAGTCCGTGACGGCTCGCTGCGCCCCGGCGGCACACCGTGGACCGGCGCCGGCGCCGAAGCGTTTCAGCAGCGCGCCGCCGCCGATGTGGTGAAGATCCACGGCCCCGCAGACATGCTCCGCAAGGCCGCGGACGCAGCTGCCCGCGGCGCGAACGCGCAGGTGGCGAACAAAGGATTGGTGTTGTCCGCCGTCGACGCAGCCGAACGGGAAGACTTCCGAGTCGGCGACGACTACTCCGTCACCGATACCTATACCTACTATTCCTCCGCCGCCGAGCAAGCGCAGCGGGAGCAGGCCGCCCATGCCCACGCCAGCTTCATCAAGTCGCGAGCCGCCAACCTGGTCTTCAACGAGCACAACATTGCGCGTCAGCTCACTATCACCACCGCGGGCCTGCACGGCTTCGCCTTCCCCGACGAAGGCGCCGACGGCGGCGCTGGCGGCGCCCATGCAGGGCCAGGGCTCCCCCCAGACGATCCGAAGCAGTTCGCGCACTGGTGGAAACGGCTGAGCCAAGAACAGAAAGACGCCGCCTACAGCCGTGACCACTTCATCGGCAACCACCCGGGGATGCCGTTCGACGAAAAAACGCTTTACAACGAACGGCATCTGCCCGAGCTGTTAACCGGTGCGCAGGCGGACGTCAATGCGATGCAAGCGCGCTTCGACCAACTCGCCCGCCAGGTGTACATGGGCGATCACAGCGCGGCGACTGGAAGCGAAATGGCCGAACTCGGGCCGAAACTGCAGGCGGCCAAGCACTCTCTGGCGGAGTATCAAGGTGTGCAGCAAGCCATGCACGCCGACCCCGACGGCCCGTCGCGCTACCTGGGCTACCTTGACGACCACGGCCGCGCCGCGGTCTCCATCGGCAACCCCGACACCGCCAGGCGCAACGCCGTCCTAGTCCCCGGCACCGGACAGGACCTCACCACCATGGGCGGTGCCATCGATAAATCACTGCGCATGTTCCGAGCTGCGCACACTGCTGACCCCGACCTGCGTGCCGGGGATGTGGCGGTGACGACGTGGATGGCGTATGACCGACCCATGGATGTGCCGGAGGCGGCGCACACGCACTACGCCCGCAATGGCGCCGCGGGGCTGGATAGTTTCGAGGCCGGGATGCGCGCCTCTCATGTCGGGGCACCATCATTGGACACCGTGATCGGGCACAGCTACGGCTCCACCCTGGTCGGCGCCGCGTCCACCGGCGGGCATCATCTTGCCGCTGACAACGTGATCGCCGTGGGCAGTCCCGGCATGCTCACCAACTGTGCGAGCGGACTCGATTTGAACCCCGGCGCCCAGGTGTTCGCCTCCCGGGCAGATAACGACGTCATCACCTGGGCTACCGGTCTCACTCTGGGACCAGACCCCACAGCAGTGGACTTCGGAGCCACCCGCCTCGCTGCCGATCCCGGACCACCGGGGTTCTTGGGGATTCCCGGCACCAGCATCCCGGCCCACAGCAGCTACTGGGATCAGGGCAATCGCGCGCTGCTTGATTTCGGTGCCGTCATTGCCGGTGTCCAACCGCCCTACGTGGTGGCGCCGTGATGAACCGACCCATCTCGTGGGCGCTCGCCCCCGCAACAGCGCTCTGGCTGATCGCCGCAGCGGCGGGGTGTGGTCACCACACCCCGCTCGGGCCACCCATCCCGCAAGGAGCAACCATGATCGGCGGACCAGACATCACCGACCCTCCACCGCCGCCTGGCTGGAAACAGAACCCCGTCATCCCTACCAGTCAGCAGCAGGCTCAAGACACCATCCTGGGCTACCTGAAGAAGACCCTGGCAGCGCTGCCGGCCGGAACGACGTTGGACGCCAACCGTTTCGGGGGCGCGACGAGCACCGCCGGGTGCGACGACAACGACAGCAGCCCGACCGCACCCAAGAACCTCGACACAGTCGGTGACCTCACCCCACCGCCAGGTGTCGACACCGTCAGCCTGGTCGCCCAGACCGGTGAGATCTGGAAGAGCTGGGGTTGGCACGTCATCGAACGCGACGGCTTTTATAAGCCCAACCGCTTCGGCTACGCGCCCGACGGCTACCGCCTCCAGATCTTGGCGAGCGCTCGACCAGACCGCGCCCCCAGTCTCAGCGGTGTGTCGCCCTGCTTCCCCGGGGACGTACCCGAACAACGCACCCCGTTCCCGAAGGTGTTGCGGGCGGAGTGATTTGGATGGTCGAGCAGAGCCCCATCAACTTCCGATCGGCACGAATCCGCT is a window from the Mycobacterium sp. SVM_VP21 genome containing:
- a CDS encoding NAD(P)H-quinone oxidoreductase — encoded protein: MYAITLNGFGDPEVMEWARVDDLPPPGAGEVAIDVVAAGVNRADVMQRMGFYPPPPGVSEVPGLEVSGVIAEVGAGVSDWEPGDAVCALLAGGGYAERINVAATQVLPVPQGVSVTAAAALPEASATVWSNVVMTGGLEPGQTLLIHGGGSGIGTHAIQVGRAIGANVAVTAGSQSKLERCRELGAQTLINYREQDFPAVVNAEHSGANVILDIMGGSYLARNVEALAENGHLTIIGLQGGATAELNLGALLFKRGSVHVTNLRRRPEQGHGSKAEIITELRGHLWPMIAEGAVEPVVAAEIPIIDAAEAHRLLDSSDTVGKVVLTVREP
- a CDS encoding tryptophan-rich sensory protein; amino-acid sequence: MGAISPKTQHLAAFLVSLVLVIVVAALGGLASADAAADYGKLTQPSWAPPSYLFGPVWSALYLLMAVAAWLVWRADPRWTNPAIIAYGVPLVLNLLWSPLFFGLGWRGPALVDILLLDVAVAVTIAAFWKTQRTAALLMLPYLGWILFATALNYSVWSLNS
- a CDS encoding TIGR03857 family LLM class F420-dependent oxidoreductase, which gives rise to MNRTAPQVTAPTSAADTDIQLNELGYYAVTRHPADARVVLPEAREADALGLGSCHIGERFTVKDPAVLSGAVAGCSSSLGIAPSTNHHTRHPTVTATVGSTMHALTEGRFAMAFGRGMAGYWPAIGLPTVTAARLRDFFGILRRLWAGETIFNHDGPAGKWPMLRHANGLGEGPPIGLVAVGPKTMELAGEIADFVVLHTFFSDEATTASVAAVRRGAERAGRDPDSIRIWACLATVCDSLSQDDQLRRGVGRLATYLQAYPDVLVSANGWDRHVWERVRQSELFTDAATAGPIDASASYETLQRIAELIPAEWLAAVAAGSARDCASTIARQFDLGVHSVIMHGASPHELAPVVQAYRANRPTLHRAVTANPGRFA
- a CDS encoding oxygenase MpaB family protein, which codes for MVNDDWECARVSQDMSETCPAASETPIAAGCPVSGNGYDAPPIPLGPDSLTWKYFGQWTGLFQGTWAGSMQNMHPQLGAAVKDHSIFFIERIPRLMRSIYPIGGVVFDGYRAPQTGAEVRDYHIGIKGVDEQGRRYSALNPDVFYWAHATFFKSTLLAAEKFAGGLAEADKRQLFDEHVQWYRMYGMSMRPVPKSWEEFQTYWDHMCNNVLENNWAAREVMDLSTMPKHPSLEWIPDWLWAQNLKVMQRFLTFMTVALYDPPVRELMGYTWSPRQERIHGYLCKAITFVSKYGPKRALMHPRKRSALDRASGRLPVDAPLVQTPARNLPPVDYRNDPHFYCPKVD
- a CDS encoding type VII secretion target, which produces MTSPVLRVTPVSLRELAQRCAALSGQVAQALPAASASAWQASGAATSSVNTGASSAGTVSRSRMSANSSKLSIAAREYEAMDHNGAAALAAVPQHAGGLPSLTPRSSGVDGGAGKLGI
- a CDS encoding alpha/beta hydrolase family protein gives rise to the protein MSGLPPLAEIEDATWDYLTTNATAWTNLANTWEAAFTEVRDGSLRPGGTPWTGAGAEAFQQRAAADVVKIHGPADMLRKAADAAARGANAQVANKGLVLSAVDAAEREDFRVGDDYSVTDTYTYYSSAAEQAQREQAAHAHASFIKSRAANLVFNEHNIARQLTITTAGLHGFAFPDEGADGGAGGAHAGPGLPPDDPKQFAHWWKRLSQEQKDAAYSRDHFIGNHPGMPFDEKTLYNERHLPELLTGAQADVNAMQARFDQLARQVYMGDHSAATGSEMAELGPKLQAAKHSLAEYQGVQQAMHADPDGPSRYLGYLDDHGRAAVSIGNPDTARRNAVLVPGTGQDLTTMGGAIDKSLRMFRAAHTADPDLRAGDVAVTTWMAYDRPMDVPEAAHTHYARNGAAGLDSFEAGMRASHVGAPSLDTVIGHSYGSTLVGAASTGGHHLAADNVIAVGSPGMLTNCASGLDLNPGAQVFASRADNDVITWATGLTLGPDPTAVDFGATRLAADPGPPGFLGIPGTSIPAHSSYWDQGNRALLDFGAVIAGVQPPYVVAP